GCGCATGCTTCGACCGAAGGTATCGCCCATTATCTGCCGGCCGTATCTGGACTTCTGATGGAGAAGGAATTGAACGTACTGGGCAAAGCCTTGTCCAATCCGGAGCGTCCTTTCACCGCGATTATCGGCGGTTCGAAGGTTAAAGACAAGATCGACGTTATCGACAACCTGCTGACGCTGGCAGACAACGTGCTGATCGGCGGCGGGCTGTCTTATACTTTCACCAAAGCTCAAGGACACGAAGTCGGAAAATCCTTGCTCGATGAAGAAAAAATCGATACCGCACTTGGCTTTATTGAAAAAGCAAAGAAGCTCGGCAAGAACTTTCTGCTGCCGGTTGACGCTGTTGTGGCCGACAAATTTGGTGCCGACGCAAACACGAAGACCGTAGACATTTCTGAAATTCCTGCAGACTGGATGGGTCTGGATATCGGTCCGAAGACCGCCGCAATGTATGCAGATGTAATCAAGAACTCCAAGCTGGTCGTTTGGAACGGACCGATGGGCGTATTTGAAATCGATATTTTCGCAGAAGGCACGAAAGCAGTTGCTGAAGCCTGCGCGAAAACCGAAGGCTACACCGTTATCGGCGGCGGCGACTCCGCAGCTGCGGCTGAGAAGTTCAAGCTGGCCGATCAAATGGACCATATCTCCACCGGAGGCGGCGCATCGCTTGAATTCATGGAAGGCAAGGCTCTTCCTGGTGTAGTGGCGCTGAACGACAAGTAAGACGTATAAAGGGAGGCAAGCTTTGCTATGAGTAGAACACCAATCATTGCTGGCAACTGGAAGATGTTCAAGACGGTTCCGGAAGCCGAAAGCTTTTTCGCCGAGGTTAAAGGCCAGGCGGAAGTAGAAGGCGTAGAAACGGTAATCTGCGCTCCATTCACCAATTTGCCAGCTCTGACGAAAGCGGCTCAAGGCACGAGCATCAAGATCGGCGCCCAGAATCTGCATTTCGAGGATAATGGTGCTTACACGGGTGAAATCAGCGGCGTTATGCTGAAGGATCTCGGCGTAGACTATGTCATTCTCGGCCACTCCGAGCGCCGCGCTTACTTCGGTGAAACGGACGAAATCGTGAACAAGAAGATGCATGCGGCATTCCGCCACGGCATTACTCCAATCGTATGCGTAGGCGAGAAGCTCGAAGAGCGTGAAGCCGACCAAACGAAGGAAGTCTGCAAAGTACAAACCGAAGGCGCGTTCCAAGGTCTTAGTGCGGAGCAGGCAGCCCAAACCGTTATCGCCTATGAGCCAATCTGGGCTATCGGTACCGGCAAATCCTCCACTTCGGCGGATGCCAATGAGGTTATTGCTTACATCCGCAGCCTGATCAAGGATCTTTATGATGAAGCAACCGCCGAAGTTATCCGTATCCAGTACGGCGGCAGCGTGAAGCCGGAGAACGTTACCGAATATATGGGCCAAAGCGACATTGACGGCGCTCTCGTCGGCGGTGCAAGTCTGCAGCCTGCTTCCTTCATCCAGTTGGTTGAGGGGGCGAAGTAATGTCTGCACCTAGACCGGTAGCACTGATTATTATGGACGGTTTCGGTCTGCGTAACACGGCGGAAGGCAACGCCGTCGCACAGGCCAACAAGCCTAACTACGACCGCTACCTGAAGCAATACCCTAACACGACGCTTACCGCCTGCGGCGAAGCCGTAGGACTTCCGGAAGGTCAAATGGGCAACTCCGAAGTGGGACACCTTAACATCGGCGCAGGCCGGATTGTATACCAGGATCTGACCCGCATCGATAAGTCCATTCGCGACGGAGAGTTTTTTGAGAATGAAACGCTGGTGGAAGCGGTAAAACACGCCAAATCGACCGGCAAAAAGCTGCATCTGTACGCGCTGGTATCCGACGGAGGGGTACACAGCCATATCAATCACTTGTTCGCCATGCTTGAGCTTGCCAAGAAGGAAGAGTTGAACGACGTGTTCATCCACGCCTTCATGGACGGTCGCGACGTCCCGCCGGACAGCGGCCAGAAGTTCGTTCAATCACTTATTGCGAAGATTGAAGAAGTAGGGGTAGGCAAAATCGCTACGGTATCCGGACGTTACTTCGCAATGGACCGCGACAAACGCTGGGATCGGGTAGAAAAGGCTTACCGCGCCATGGTTTACGGCGAAGGACCGAAATTTACGGACGCATTGCAGGCGATCACAGCTTCGTACCAGAATTCCGTGTATGATGAGTTCGTTGAGCCTTGCGTGATCGTGGACGAAGAAGGCAAACCGGTAACGACTGTGGAAAGCGGCGATTCCGTCGTATTCCTGAACTTCCGTCCGGACCGTGCCATTCAGCTGTCCCAAGTATTTACGAACGCGGATTTCCGCGGCTTTGATCGGGGCCTATTGTTCCCGCAAAATCTTCATTTCGTCTGCTTGACCACGTTCAGCGAAACCGTTCAGGGATATGTCGCCTACAAACCGAAGAATCTGGACAACACACTTGGCGAAGTGCTGGTTCAGAACAACAAGAAGCAGCTGCGCATTGCGGAGACCGAGAAGTATCCGCACGTAACGTTCTTCTTCAGCGGCGGACGCGACGTCGAACTGCCGGGAGAGACCCGTGTTTTGATCAACTCCCCGAAGGTGGCAACGTACGACCTGCAGCCGGAAATGAGCGCCTACGAGGTCGCTGCCGCTTGTGTGGCTGAGATTGAAGCAGACAAACATGATGCCATTATCCTGAACTTCGCCAATCCCGACATGGTTGGGCACTCCGGCATGCTGGAGCCGACGATTAAGGCGGTTGAAGTGACGGACGAATGTGTAGGCAAAGTAGTCGAGGCCGTTCGTGCCAAAGGCGGCGTGACGATCATTATTGCCGACCACGGCAATGCTGATATGGTATTCGACGAAGAAGGCCGTCCGTTTACGGCGCATACGACCAACCCGGTTCCGTTTATCGTGACGGATGAGAATGTGGTTCTTCGCGATCACGGCATTCTCGCGGATGTGGCGCCGACGATTCTGGACCTGATGGGCCTTCCGCAGCCTGCGGAAATGACCGGACAATCCATGATTGCCAGCCGCAAGTAATACGGACAAGACTTTACGATGTACTGCAAGGCTTTATCAAGACTAAATCTTTGTTAAAAAGGAGATTGAATTGACATGACCATTATTTCCGACGTTTATGCACGCGAGGTACTTGACTCCCGCGGCAATCCTACTGTTGAGGTTGACGTTTACCTGGAATCCGGCGCAAAAGGCCGCGCTATCGTTCCTTCCGGCGCTTCCACTGGCGCTCACGAAGCCGTTGAGCTTCGCGACGACGACAAATCCCGTTACCTGGGCAAAGGCGTTCTGAACGCAGTGAAGAACGTTAACGAAATCATCGCTCCTGAAGTTATCGGCATGGACGCTCTGAACCAACTGGGCATCGACAAAGCCATGATCGCTCTGGACGGAACTCACAACAAAGGCAAACTGGGCGCTAACGCCATCCTGGCTGTTTCCATGGCAGTAGCCCGCGCTGCAGCCGCAGCTCTGGACGTGCCTCTGTACACATACCTCGGCGGATTCAACGCTAAGCAGCTTCCGGTTCCGATGATGAACATCGTTAACGGCGGCGCTCATGCCGACAACAACGTTGACGTGCAAGAGTTTATGGTTCTCCCAGTAGGCGCTCCTACTTTCAAAGAAGCTCTGCGTACAGGCGCGGAAATCTTCCACAACCTGAAAACCGTACTGAAAGGCAAAGGCCTGAACACTGCGGTTGGCGACGAAGGCGGCTTCGCTCCTAACTTCACTTCCAACGAAGACGCACTGTCCTCCATCATGGAAGCCATCGAAAAAGCCGGCTACAAACCGGGCGTTGACGTATTCTTGGGCATGGACGTTGCTTCCACTGAGTTCTTCAAAGATGGTAAATACCATCTGGAAGGCGAAGGTAAATCCTTCACTCCTGCGGAATTCGTTGACCTGCTCTCTTCCTGGGTTGACAAATACCCAATCATCACAATCGAAGACGGCTGCTCCGAAGATGACTGGGAAGGTTGGAAACTGCTCACCGAGAAACTGGGCAACAAAATCCAACTGGTTGGCGACGACCTGTTCGTAACCAACACCGAGCGTCTGGGCAAAGGTATCGAAGAAGGCATCGGCAACTCCATCCTGATCAAAGTTAACCAAATTGGTACGCTGACTGAAACATTCGACGCGATCGAATTGGCAAAACGTGCAGGCTACACTGCTGTTATTTCCCACCGTTCCGGTGAGTCCGAAGACAGCACCATCGCCGACATCGCCGTTGCTACCAACGCTGGCCAAATCAAAACAGGCGCACCTTCCCGTACTGACCGTATCGCCAAGTACAACCAATTGCTTCGCATCGAAGACGAACTGGGCGAACTGGCTCAATACAACGGCCTGAAATCCTTCTACAACCTGAAAAGATAATAAGGTTCACTCGAACCTTATGAACGGTTAGGATATAGAGACTGCTTCCCGGTCATTTAATGATCGAGGGGCAGTCTTTTTTCAATAGTGTGCGGCCTGCAACGTGTCTCAGCAATCAATTAAGTTGTATTACTACAGGCTGTATGGTAAAATAAAAACGCTGTTTATGAAACGTGAGTAGTAAATTCACATAGATAGTGATGCTTAGACGTAGGGGGTGGAATGAATGGATATTTTTCTGAAAGTGCTGCTTCTGATTTTTTCTATCGGACTGATTACGGTGGTTCTGCTGCAAAAAGGCAAGAGCGCAGGCCTTGCAGGCGCCATCTCCGGTGGAGCTGAGCATCTGTTTGGCAAGACGAAAGCGCGGGGTATGGACCTGGTGCTGCAGCGTATAACGGTAGGACTGGCGGCGGGATTCTTTATTCTGTCCATTATTGTTGCCGTTGTGGTTGACTAAAATAGACTAATGGAACCTTCGCTCTTTACGATGGAGCGGGGGTTTTTTTGTAGCCGGCTTGAGATATGTAAGAATTGGAAAATGAAACTCTGCAACGTGGCTCCTATTGCCCAGCCAACATTCCTTAGGCAGAAACAGATGCGGGATAGAAGTTGGATTTCTAAGCAAGAATAACAATAAGAAGGACGGAACTTACCGAATCGCTATAAAATGGTGGAGGAAGCAGCGTCTTGTTCGAAACGGGATTTTGCAGCGGTGGGAAGGGATGCCGGGGATTGATTTCGTGTATACTAGGGTATGAAGTATATAAGACATAAAAGTACATACCAGCCGGCGGCCTGCGCCGCGGCGGGCCGAGGTGACGATGATGATAACACAAGAGAATCTGCTGGATTTCATGCGGGAAACCGCTTATAAACCGATGACTTACGAGGAATTGATTGACCATTTTCATTTTGCGGAAGAAGAGGTACTGAAGGAGTTTAACGTTCTGCTGAACTCCCTGGAGCAAGAAGGACGGATCGTGCTGACCCGTACCAGACGCTATGGCGTGCCGGAGCGGATGGACTTGCTGCGCGGACGTCTACAGGCCCATGCGAAGGGCTTTGCCTTTTTAATACCCGACGACCGGGAGCATCCCGACGTGTACATTCATGCCAACGATATCAAAAGCGCCATGAACGGCGATATCGTCCTTGTCCGGGTTACCTCGCGGAGCCATGCCGGCGGCCGGATGGAAGGTGAAGTCGTGCGCATTGTGCGCAGAGGCGTGCTGCAGACGGTCGGCGTGTTTCAGAATCTGGAGACTTACGGCTTTGTGCTGCCGGATGATAAGCGGATTAACCGCGATATTTTTATCCCGAAGGAATCGTTTAACGGTGCAGTCGATGGGGAAAAAGTCGTGGTCCGCATCGTAAACTATCCGGAAGGGCGCGCGGCGGCGGAAGGGGAAATTATCGAGATTCTGGGGCATAAGGATGATCCCGGCGTCGATATTTTGTCTGTCATCCGCAAGCATCAGCTGCCGGAGGCTTTTCCTGAAGAAGTCATGGCCGGAGCGAATGCCGCTCCCGATTCCATTACGGAAGAAGAAATCGTGGAACAGGGCCGCCGCGACCTGCGGGGCCTGAATATCGTCACCATCGACGGGGAAGACGCCAAAGACCTGGATGACGCGGTCAACGTCGCCCGTCTGGAGAACGGCCATTAC
This region of Paenibacillus sp. URB8-2 genomic DNA includes:
- the tpiA gene encoding triose-phosphate isomerase, whose product is MSRTPIIAGNWKMFKTVPEAESFFAEVKGQAEVEGVETVICAPFTNLPALTKAAQGTSIKIGAQNLHFEDNGAYTGEISGVMLKDLGVDYVILGHSERRAYFGETDEIVNKKMHAAFRHGITPIVCVGEKLEEREADQTKEVCKVQTEGAFQGLSAEQAAQTVIAYEPIWAIGTGKSSTSADANEVIAYIRSLIKDLYDEATAEVIRIQYGGSVKPENVTEYMGQSDIDGALVGGASLQPASFIQLVEGAK
- the gpmI gene encoding 2,3-bisphosphoglycerate-independent phosphoglycerate mutase — protein: MSAPRPVALIIMDGFGLRNTAEGNAVAQANKPNYDRYLKQYPNTTLTACGEAVGLPEGQMGNSEVGHLNIGAGRIVYQDLTRIDKSIRDGEFFENETLVEAVKHAKSTGKKLHLYALVSDGGVHSHINHLFAMLELAKKEELNDVFIHAFMDGRDVPPDSGQKFVQSLIAKIEEVGVGKIATVSGRYFAMDRDKRWDRVEKAYRAMVYGEGPKFTDALQAITASYQNSVYDEFVEPCVIVDEEGKPVTTVESGDSVVFLNFRPDRAIQLSQVFTNADFRGFDRGLLFPQNLHFVCLTTFSETVQGYVAYKPKNLDNTLGEVLVQNNKKQLRIAETEKYPHVTFFFSGGRDVELPGETRVLINSPKVATYDLQPEMSAYEVAAACVAEIEADKHDAIILNFANPDMVGHSGMLEPTIKAVEVTDECVGKVVEAVRAKGGVTIIIADHGNADMVFDEEGRPFTAHTTNPVPFIVTDENVVLRDHGILADVAPTILDLMGLPQPAEMTGQSMIASRK
- the eno gene encoding phosphopyruvate hydratase, whose amino-acid sequence is MTIISDVYAREVLDSRGNPTVEVDVYLESGAKGRAIVPSGASTGAHEAVELRDDDKSRYLGKGVLNAVKNVNEIIAPEVIGMDALNQLGIDKAMIALDGTHNKGKLGANAILAVSMAVARAAAAALDVPLYTYLGGFNAKQLPVPMMNIVNGGAHADNNVDVQEFMVLPVGAPTFKEALRTGAEIFHNLKTVLKGKGLNTAVGDEGGFAPNFTSNEDALSSIMEAIEKAGYKPGVDVFLGMDVASTEFFKDGKYHLEGEGKSFTPAEFVDLLSSWVDKYPIITIEDGCSEDDWEGWKLLTEKLGNKIQLVGDDLFVTNTERLGKGIEEGIGNSILIKVNQIGTLTETFDAIELAKRAGYTAVISHRSGESEDSTIADIAVATNAGQIKTGAPSRTDRIAKYNQLLRIEDELGELAQYNGLKSFYNLKR
- a CDS encoding phosphoglycerate kinase, with product MSKKSVRDVEVTGKRVFVRVDFNVPLEDGKITDDTRIRETLPTIKYLIENGAKIILASHMGRPKGQFVDSMRLTPAAERLSVLLGKPVAKADEAVGEAVKAKIAELNEGDVLVLENVRFYPGEEKNDPELAKQFSELADLFVNDAFGAAHRAHASTEGIAHYLPAVSGLLMEKELNVLGKALSNPERPFTAIIGGSKVKDKIDVIDNLLTLADNVLIGGGLSYTFTKAQGHEVGKSLLDEEKIDTALGFIEKAKKLGKNFLLPVDAVVADKFGADANTKTVDISEIPADWMGLDIGPKTAAMYADVIKNSKLVVWNGPMGVFEIDIFAEGTKAVAEACAKTEGYTVIGGGDSAAAAEKFKLADQMDHISTGGGASLEFMEGKALPGVVALNDK
- the secG gene encoding preprotein translocase subunit SecG, with product MDIFLKVLLLIFSIGLITVVLLQKGKSAGLAGAISGGAEHLFGKTKARGMDLVLQRITVGLAAGFFILSIIVAVVVD